The proteins below come from a single Acidobacteriota bacterium genomic window:
- a CDS encoding zinc ribbon domain-containing protein: MADIMVLAGDSNPYHTTEHYLRKVLVGDVASVRTRIISALERLGYDLLDDEDLTVRGRRGASGWGTFHSSADVLDYPRTLVIKLKAAGDHATRVTFDYVVKHPSLSKGEKDILTREAEAISSLATVRKVEKICPTCGTESTDDSRFCRKCGTPMTVESTELEMLNMAAEIRAGYTSVVTSEIVMAATTIALAISVLSVIATQAVLNKGIWTFILIALGLSVLNMIFIGFGWNRMSRSLKRKPRSSETIQPGAVLNFPASVDSYLPEPPSVIEGTTSLLEPSPNRTRPIEFAEVQRKRVTLSDLDRQE; this comes from the coding sequence ATGGCAGATATTATGGTCTTAGCGGGAGACTCTAACCCATACCACACCACGGAGCACTATCTGCGTAAAGTCCTTGTCGGCGATGTAGCTAGTGTCCGTACCCGTATCATTTCCGCACTTGAACGTCTCGGCTACGATCTGCTGGACGATGAGGATCTCACCGTTCGGGGTCGCCGCGGAGCATCGGGTTGGGGAACTTTCCACAGCTCTGCAGACGTTCTCGATTACCCGAGAACCCTCGTGATCAAATTAAAGGCGGCCGGTGATCACGCCACCCGCGTTACCTTCGACTACGTTGTTAAGCATCCTTCTCTCTCAAAGGGGGAAAAGGATATTCTGACGAGGGAAGCCGAGGCGATCTCGTCCCTAGCAACGGTCCGAAAGGTCGAGAAGATCTGTCCGACCTGCGGAACAGAAAGTACTGACGATTCGAGATTTTGCCGAAAATGCGGTACGCCGATGACGGTCGAGAGCACTGAGCTTGAAATGCTTAATATGGCAGCAGAGATCAGAGCTGGCTACACGTCGGTCGTTACCAGTGAGATCGTTATGGCTGCGACAACCATTGCCCTCGCTATCAGCGTGCTCTCCGTTATTGCAACCCAAGCTGTCTTGAATAAGGGCATTTGGACTTTCATATTGATCGCGCTTGGATTGTCCGTGCTGAATATGATCTTTATCGGGTTCGGATGGAACCGAATGAGCCGCTCACTCAAGAGAAAGCCAAGATCTTCCGAAACGATCCAGCCGGGAGCTGTTCTAAATTTTCCAGCCAGCGTCGATTCCTATCTTCCAGAACCTCCGTCGGTAATTGAGGGGACAACGTCGCTTCTAGAACCGTCGCCGAATCGAACGCGGCCGATCGAATTCGCCGAAGTTCAGCGAAAACGTGTAACTCTTTCCGATCTTGACCGGCAAGAATGA
- a CDS encoding beta-galactosidase: MNIHSLSNITRTLRSKWGVLFFIFAVSITALPQPRETFGWKGNSFLLNGKPFTIRSGEMHYPRVPRAYWRDRFKKARAMGLNTITTYVFWNLHEPVPGKFDFTGNLDVAEFVREAGEEGLYVIVRPGPYICTEWDFGGFPSWLLKNPDIKVRGTDPVFLAASAKYMQQVGKQLAPLQITRGGNIIMAQVENEYGSFAANHAYMSAVRDQITTAGFDVTLFTSDGPGAKNLDGGTLPNDLAVINFGAGDNVADQFKEFDKRWPDRPRMVGEYWVGWFDHWGETHHPLPPWGGNEKRVQHEVPAEGIEWMLSNNTSFNVYMFHGGTTWGFMAGANSSRDMPIQPDTSSYDYGSPLDEAGRPNAKFFALRDVIQKHFPNEKFPPLPPAQPMIEIPAFELKEYATLDSLLKKSVKADEPPTMESLDQAYGFLLYRKKIGAAAKGKLSFGEIRDYAVVSQGDKRLGALDRRLKQNSLEIDIAAGKPLDVLVENMGRINFGPRLIDDRKGIMGKVKLGDQELSGWDVFRLPMADLSPLRFKKQPEANTVFYRGSLDLSSVGDTFLDMSTWEKGHVWVNGHHLGRFWKIGPQQTLFVPGTWLKKGNNQVVVLDVGTPKSTSLRGVKDLIFANY, encoded by the coding sequence ATGAATATTCACAGCTTATCCAACATCACGAGGACGCTCCGATCAAAATGGGGCGTCCTCTTTTTCATATTTGCAGTTTCGATCACCGCTCTACCGCAGCCCAGGGAAACATTCGGATGGAAGGGAAATTCGTTTCTGCTCAACGGCAAACCGTTCACGATCCGCTCGGGCGAGATGCATTATCCGCGTGTACCGCGGGCTTATTGGCGTGATCGGTTTAAGAAAGCTCGCGCAATGGGTTTGAACACGATCACGACCTACGTCTTTTGGAATTTGCATGAGCCGGTGCCTGGAAAATTCGATTTTACCGGCAATCTCGACGTTGCTGAGTTCGTCCGCGAAGCAGGTGAAGAAGGGCTATATGTGATCGTGCGCCCCGGGCCGTATATTTGTACGGAATGGGATTTCGGCGGATTTCCGTCGTGGCTTCTGAAAAATCCTGATATCAAGGTTAGAGGAACCGACCCGGTTTTTCTCGCTGCATCAGCGAAATACATGCAGCAGGTGGGCAAACAGCTTGCACCTCTACAGATCACACGCGGCGGAAACATAATTATGGCTCAGGTTGAGAACGAATATGGATCGTTCGCGGCAAATCATGCTTACATGAGTGCCGTCCGTGACCAGATAACGACCGCGGGTTTCGACGTAACTCTCTTCACGTCAGACGGCCCGGGAGCTAAGAATCTTGACGGCGGAACGCTGCCCAACGACCTCGCCGTCATCAATTTCGGTGCGGGCGACAATGTCGCCGATCAATTCAAGGAATTCGACAAACGCTGGCCCGATCGCCCTCGAATGGTCGGTGAATATTGGGTCGGCTGGTTCGACCATTGGGGCGAGACGCATCATCCGCTGCCGCCGTGGGGTGGAAACGAAAAGCGCGTTCAGCACGAAGTTCCCGCCGAGGGAATCGAGTGGATGCTCAGCAACAACACGTCTTTCAACGTCTATATGTTCCACGGCGGAACGACTTGGGGCTTCATGGCCGGTGCAAATTCCAGCCGCGATATGCCGATCCAGCCGGACACATCGAGCTACGATTACGGTTCGCCGCTAGACGAAGCCGGACGGCCGAATGCCAAATTTTTTGCCCTTCGCGATGTTATCCAAAAGCATTTTCCGAATGAGAAGTTTCCTCCGCTTCCACCGGCACAGCCGATGATCGAGATCCCGGCTTTCGAACTGAAGGAGTACGCAACTCTAGATAGTTTGTTAAAGAAATCGGTGAAGGCTGACGAGCCGCCGACAATGGAATCGCTCGATCAGGCGTATGGCTTTTTGCTGTATCGCAAAAAGATCGGTGCGGCAGCAAAAGGAAAGCTTTCATTCGGCGAGATACGCGATTATGCCGTTGTATCTCAGGGGGACAAACGATTGGGGGCTCTCGACCGAAGACTAAAACAAAATTCCCTTGAGATAGATATCGCCGCTGGCAAGCCGCTCGATGTTCTCGTCGAAAACATGGGACGCATTAATTTTGGCCCGCGGCTTATCGATGATCGAAAGGGAATTATGGGTAAGGTCAAGTTGGGCGATCAAGAGCTGAGCGGCTGGGATGTTTTCCGGCTGCCGATGGCTGATCTTTCCCCGCTTCGCTTTAAAAAGCAGCCGGAGGCTAATACGGTCTTCTATCGCGGCTCACTCGATTTGTCATCTGTCGGCGATACCTTTCTCGATATGTCCACATGGGAAAAGGGCCACGTCTGGGTCAATGGCCATCATCTCGGCAGATTCTGGAAGATAGGGCCGCAGCAGACTCTATTCGTTCCTGGGACTTGGCTAAAGAAAGGGAATAACCAGGTTGTTGTCCTGGATGTTGGAACGCCTAAAAGTACATCCCTACGCGGCGTTAAGGATCTTATTTTTGCCAATTATTAA
- a CDS encoding 2-oxoacid:ferredoxin oxidoreductase subunit beta — protein sequence MTYIRPTFRHPALPKNELGYTVDYYEGSLSTLCAGCGHDSINAAIVQACWEMNIEPHKVAKLSGIGCSSKSPAYFLSNSHGFNSVHGRMPSVATGANLANRDLIYFGVSGDGDTASIGMGQFVHVVRRNLNMVYLVMNNGCYGLTKGQDSATADAGSKSKAGSVNLFEAIDLASLAIELGATFVAQSFSGDKDQLIPLMKAAMKHKGFAFLNVISPCVTFNNNVGSTKSYDYVREHVEVTGTMDFVPMMHEITTNYDSGSVNDLVMHDGTSIRLHKLAKDWDPFDRLSSVNAVQKAKHTGEILTGLLYIDPDSTELHEMINTSEQPLNALPQSLLCPGNEALGTINRSLR from the coding sequence ATGACCTACATCAGACCAACATTTCGACATCCGGCGTTGCCCAAGAATGAACTCGGTTACACCGTCGATTACTACGAGGGTTCGCTGTCGACGCTTTGTGCCGGTTGCGGGCATGATTCCATCAACGCCGCGATCGTTCAGGCTTGTTGGGAAATGAACATCGAGCCGCATAAGGTCGCAAAGCTTTCGGGAATCGGGTGTTCGTCGAAATCGCCGGCTTATTTCTTAAGCAATTCGCACGGGTTCAATTCCGTCCACGGCCGAATGCCGAGCGTGGCCACGGGTGCGAATCTCGCGAACCGCGACCTGATATATTTCGGGGTCTCGGGCGACGGCGATACGGCTTCGATCGGCATGGGACAGTTCGTTCACGTCGTCAGACGAAACCTGAACATGGTTTACCTCGTGATGAACAACGGCTGCTACGGCCTGACCAAAGGCCAGGACAGTGCGACTGCTGACGCTGGCTCGAAAAGCAAAGCGGGAAGTGTGAACCTGTTCGAAGCCATCGATCTCGCAAGCCTCGCGATCGAGCTTGGGGCCACGTTTGTTGCTCAGAGCTTCTCAGGCGACAAAGATCAGCTTATTCCGCTCATGAAAGCGGCGATGAAACACAAAGGATTTGCATTTCTGAATGTCATATCGCCCTGCGTGACCTTTAACAACAACGTTGGTTCGACGAAATCCTATGATTACGTTCGCGAGCATGTCGAAGTAACCGGAACGATGGATTTTGTGCCAATGATGCACGAGATCACGACGAATTACGATTCCGGCTCGGTGAATGATCTGGTCATGCACGATGGCACATCGATCCGACTGCATAAACTCGCCAAAGATTGGGATCCCTTTGATCGCCTATCGTCGGTCAATGCAGTTCAGAAAGCAAAACACACGGGAGAGATCCTGACGGGACTGCTCTACATTGACCCTGACTCGACCGAACTTCACGAAATGATCAACACATCGGAACAGCCGCTGAATGCTCTACCGCAGTCACTTCTGTGTCCCGGAAACGAGGCACTCGGCACAATAAACCGCTCGCTCAGATAA
- a CDS encoding 2-oxoacid:acceptor oxidoreductase subunit alpha, translated as MQETKINDFVVRFANVNGTGSASANALFTKAVFRMGVPVTPKNIFPSNIQGLPTWYEVRISEKGYLGRREGVDLMVAVNPQSMKKDYADVKAGGYFVYDSSKPLPPGYDRDDITLLGIPMTELCNAQYSDARQRQLFKNIVYIGALATLFNIEFSVLEGLIGDQFKGKEKLIEPNIIALNIGVDYVKNNFDYPLPLRIERRDLLGDKILYGGNSACALGAIYAGATVAAWYPITPSTSVVDAFTKYAAKYRVDPETGKNNYAIVQAEDELAAIGMVMGASWNGARAFTATSGPGLSLMNEFLGLGYFAEVPTVLIDVQRTGPSTGMPTRTQQSDVLLAAYASHGDTKHPLLFPATPKECFEMTADAFDLAERLQTPVIVMTDLDLGMNDHVTDQLVWDDSRRYDRGKVLTSEQLNSIYGSMADAYESRGSGHHADLPGDDGSDQTAGEPLQQFRGKFGRYLDIDDDGIPYRTIAGTHATKGAFVTRGSSRDEYGVYTEDGDAYRRNVDRLAKKWDTAKELVPQPHFYQEANRSKDGVIFFGTSIFSAEEAIEMLNEEGIHLDAMRPRAFPFSKSFRQFVAAHHRIYVIEQNRDAQFRSLMMIELGVDASRLVSVLNYDGTPVTADYIYRKIKENLNR; from the coding sequence ATGCAGGAAACTAAAATAAACGATTTTGTGGTTCGCTTTGCGAACGTCAATGGCACCGGCTCAGCGTCGGCTAATGCTTTGTTCACCAAGGCGGTGTTTCGCATGGGCGTTCCGGTAACGCCGAAGAATATTTTCCCGTCCAATATTCAGGGACTGCCGACTTGGTACGAGGTGCGTATAAGCGAAAAAGGCTATCTCGGCCGCCGCGAAGGCGTGGACCTGATGGTTGCCGTCAATCCGCAGTCGATGAAGAAGGACTACGCCGATGTTAAGGCCGGCGGTTATTTTGTTTACGACAGCTCGAAGCCCTTGCCGCCGGGCTATGACCGCGATGACATCACACTGCTCGGCATCCCAATGACGGAGCTTTGTAACGCCCAATATAGTGATGCCCGGCAGCGGCAGCTGTTTAAGAACATCGTCTACATCGGCGCTCTGGCGACGTTATTCAATATCGAGTTTTCCGTGTTGGAAGGCCTGATCGGCGACCAATTCAAGGGAAAGGAAAAGCTGATCGAACCGAATATCATAGCCCTCAACATCGGTGTCGATTACGTTAAGAATAATTTCGATTATCCGCTCCCGCTCCGTATCGAACGTCGCGATCTGCTTGGCGATAAGATCCTGTACGGCGGCAATTCTGCCTGTGCACTAGGTGCGATCTATGCCGGAGCAACCGTTGCCGCCTGGTATCCGATCACGCCTTCAACATCGGTCGTTGATGCATTTACAAAATACGCCGCGAAATACCGCGTCGATCCCGAGACCGGCAAGAACAACTATGCCATCGTCCAGGCCGAAGACGAACTCGCGGCGATCGGAATGGTGATGGGAGCGTCCTGGAACGGCGCAAGGGCATTCACTGCCACGAGTGGGCCGGGACTTTCGCTGATGAACGAATTTCTCGGTCTTGGCTATTTCGCTGAGGTTCCCACTGTACTTATCGATGTGCAGCGAACGGGCCCTTCGACCGGCATGCCGACGCGGACGCAACAGTCTGATGTTTTGCTAGCAGCTTATGCTTCGCACGGCGATACCAAGCACCCTTTGCTCTTTCCGGCAACGCCGAAAGAGTGCTTTGAAATGACGGCTGACGCATTTGACCTTGCCGAACGCCTGCAAACGCCCGTGATCGTCATGACGGACCTTGACCTTGGTATGAATGATCACGTCACCGATCAGTTAGTTTGGGACGACAGCCGCCGGTACGACCGCGGCAAAGTATTGACGTCCGAGCAACTTAACAGCATTTACGGATCAATGGCAGACGCTTACGAAAGCCGCGGCAGCGGCCATCACGCGGATCTACCCGGTGACGACGGAAGCGACCAGACCGCTGGTGAACCGCTGCAGCAGTTCCGCGGCAAATTCGGCCGCTACCTCGACATCGACGACGACGGCATACCTTATCGCACGATCGCCGGTACACACGCGACAAAAGGAGCTTTCGTCACCCGCGGCTCGTCCCGAGATGAATACGGTGTCTATACCGAAGACGGCGATGCCTACCGCCGCAACGTCGATCGGTTGGCAAAAAAATGGGACACAGCCAAAGAACTGGTCCCGCAGCCGCATTTTTATCAGGAAGCGAATCGTTCGAAAGACGGAGTGATATTCTTTGGAACGTCCATTTTCTCGGCAGAAGAAGCTATCGAAATGCTCAACGAAGAGGGAATCCACCTGGACGCGATGCGGCCGCGGGCTTTTCCATTCAGCAAGAGCTTTCGCCAATTTGTTGCGGCACACCATCGCATTTACGTGATCGAGCAAAATCGAGACGCCCAATTTCGCAGTCTAATGATGATAGAACTGGGAGTCGATGCCTCGAGGCTTGTCTCCGTTTTAAACTACGACGGAACGCCTGTTACCGCAGATTACATCTACAGAAAGATAAAAGAGAATTTAAATAGATGA
- a CDS encoding FAD-dependent oxidoreductase: MEPTDVKDPEYFHKVVDCQYACPAHTPVPEYIRLIAEGRYTEAYMINWDSNVFPGVLGRTCDRPCEPACRRGRLEQEPVAICRLKRVAADNRDDVIPYMPQGPFPSNGKKVALIGGGPASLTVARDLAPLGYEIHLFDEQKLGGGFMRSQIPAFRLPEHVLNDEVNYILRLGIHTHFEHYVDSLKGVLEKDYDAVFVGTGAPRGRDLPDLPGRQEGDANIHIGINWLGSVAFEHTDKIEKRVIVLGGGNTAMDCCRTARRLGGEDVKVIVRSPFASMKASPWEKEDAMHEDIPIIDNHVPKSFVIENGKLGGMTFEKVEAKYDENGKRSLIPTGEPDVFYPADDVLIAVGQENSFPWIERGLGVEFDKWEMPVVDKTTFQSTHPKVFFGGDAAFGPENVITAVAHGHQAAVSIDLFCNSKDVKTERLSPFVNLHSMKMGIHEWAYDSTVENDQRYVVPQAPKDLTLRDRKKEVELGFDPLAGYKEAERCLNCDVQTVFSAPKCIECDACVDICPTSCITFTGNDEEPELREKLKVPALNFKQSLYVANGLKTGRVMVKDEDVCLHCGLCAERCPTAAWDMQAFWYNVTKAGEVKYGPTVIGNMVQITRNGNALA, encoded by the coding sequence GCCCATGCGAACCGGCATGCCGCCGCGGACGCCTCGAACAGGAACCCGTCGCGATCTGCCGCCTGAAGCGCGTCGCTGCCGATAATCGCGATGACGTTATCCCTTATATGCCGCAAGGGCCGTTTCCTTCGAATGGCAAGAAGGTCGCTCTGATCGGCGGCGGGCCTGCGTCATTGACGGTCGCACGCGATCTGGCTCCGCTGGGTTATGAGATACACCTTTTCGACGAACAAAAGCTCGGCGGCGGATTTATGCGTTCGCAGATACCGGCGTTTCGTCTGCCGGAACACGTTCTGAACGATGAGGTCAATTATATTTTGCGGCTCGGCATTCACACCCATTTTGAACATTACGTTGACAGTCTGAAAGGCGTACTGGAGAAAGATTACGACGCGGTTTTCGTCGGTACCGGAGCTCCGCGAGGCCGCGATCTGCCCGATCTTCCCGGACGGCAGGAGGGCGATGCGAACATTCACATCGGTATCAACTGGCTCGGAAGCGTTGCATTCGAACACACCGACAAGATCGAAAAACGGGTTATCGTCCTCGGCGGCGGAAACACTGCAATGGACTGCTGTCGTACGGCTCGCCGTTTAGGTGGTGAGGATGTAAAAGTCATCGTCCGCTCGCCCTTCGCATCCATGAAGGCATCGCCCTGGGAAAAAGAAGACGCGATGCACGAGGACATTCCGATCATTGACAACCATGTTCCCAAGAGTTTCGTGATCGAAAACGGCAAGCTAGGCGGAATGACGTTCGAGAAAGTCGAGGCCAAATACGACGAGAACGGCAAACGCTCGCTCATACCGACAGGCGAACCTGATGTTTTCTATCCCGCAGACGACGTTCTGATCGCGGTGGGACAGGAAAACAGCTTCCCTTGGATCGAACGCGGCCTTGGCGTTGAATTCGATAAGTGGGAAATGCCGGTCGTCGATAAAACAACATTCCAATCAACGCATCCAAAAGTCTTCTTCGGCGGCGACGCTGCGTTCGGCCCCGAGAACGTCATCACGGCCGTCGCTCACGGCCATCAGGCGGCGGTTTCGATCGACCTTTTCTGCAATAGCAAAGACGTGAAAACCGAGCGACTTTCGCCGTTCGTCAATCTCCACTCGATGAAGATGGGCATCCACGAATGGGCATATGACAGCACGGTCGAGAATGATCAGCGTTACGTCGTACCTCAGGCTCCGAAGGATCTGACTCTGCGAGATCGTAAGAAAGAGGTCGAACTAGGATTCGACCCGCTCGCGGGTTACAAGGAGGCTGAACGCTGCCTTAATTGCGATGTCCAGACGGTTTTCTCGGCCCCGAAGTGCATTGAGTGTGATGCTTGTGTGGATATTTGCCCGACTAGCTGCATTACGTTCACTGGGAATGACGAGGAACCGGAACTTCGCGAAAAACTTAAGGTTCCAGCACTTAACTTTAAGCAATCTTTATATGTTGCCAACGGACTTAAGACCGGACGCGTTATGGTAAAAGACGAAGACGTCTGCCTCCACTGCGGTCTTTGCGCCGAGCGCTGCCCGACTGCGGCGTGGGATATGCAGGCTTTCTGGTACAACGTCACCAAGGCAGGAGAGGTTAAGTACGGCCCGACAGTGATCGGGAATATGGTGCAGATAACCAGGAATGGGAATGCCTTGGCATGA